From Sander lucioperca isolate FBNREF2018 chromosome 14, SLUC_FBN_1.2, whole genome shotgun sequence, the proteins below share one genomic window:
- the LOC116036886 gene encoding deoxyribonuclease-2-beta-like produces the protein MGVMWRIFLTVSLLCWSADGQVKCRDNNNAEVDWYIIYKVPVTDKTTGLEYLYIDSAGKKKDTLTTDPTYKPINHPNGVLANTLRPIFTTSMTDNFGFITYSDQPPGCNAIDTFGHSKGLVMMDKTTTGVWLLHSTPRFPFRRDQNKFWPDSGAKNAQTFICVTFNYNTFQQIGQHLLDINAFTFDDHIPNNFHENLKNLRRTENNNRPQRVNQVKIQDLTSAGGTLFRSIAKKQYEGGEEPEDDQCGDEPPPTKKPRTEPPPTIQEPKEEYDGDLYLTIAETYTTNVKVQTWCSKKESSYCKGPQVIRIKSVKTNLGNVEVKWRPGKDHSKWCVAKNNNNHLICIADVNRALSQYERPGGGLCFIHQQASELFKGVIAETEDCR, from the exons ATGGGAGTTATGTGGAGGATTTTCCTGACGGTCAGTCTGCTCTGCTGGAGCGCTGACGGACAAGTGAAATGCAGAGACAACAACAACGCAGAAGTGGACTG GTACATCATCTACAAGGTACCAGTTACAGACAAAACTACAGGTTTGGAATATCTTTACATTGATTCAGCTGGAAAGAAGAAGGATACCTTGACTACAGATCCTACCTATAAGCCCATCAACCATCCTAACGGTGTCCTGGCAAACACCCTGCGGCCCATATTTACCACATCAATG ACAGACAACTTTGGATTCATCACCTACAGTGACCAACCTCCAGGATGTAATGCTATTGATACGTTTGGTCACAGTAAAG GACTTGTGATGATGGATAAAACCACCACAGGAGTCTGGCTCTTACACAGCACACCACGATTCCCTTTCAGAAGAGATCAAAATAAGTTCTGGCCTGACAGCGGAGCAAAGAATGCTCAGACGTTTATCTGTGTAACATTCAACTACAACACGTTCCAACAGAtag GTCAACATCTGCTGGACATCAATGCTTTCACATTTGATGATCATATTCCAAACAACTTCCATGAAAACCTTAAGAACCTTAGGAGGACTGAAAATAACAACAGGCCACAAAGAGTAAATCAAGTCAAAATCCAGGACCTGACATCAGCAGGAGGAACATTGTTTCGTAGCATTGCTAAAAAACAGTATGAAG GCGGAGAAGAACCTGAAGACGATCAATGTGGCGATG aaCCTCCTCCTACAAAAAAACCAAGAACAGAACCTCCTCCTACAATACAAGAACCCAAAGAAGAATAtg ATGGAGATCTTTACCTCACTATTGCAGAGACGTACACGACTAATGTGAAAGTCCAGACCTGGTGCAGCAAGAAGGAAAGTTCCTACTGCAAAGGACCTCAAGTGATCAGAATTAAATCTGTAAAAACTAATCTGGGTAACGTGGAGGTTAAGTGGAGGCCTGGTAAAGATCATTCCAAGTGGTGTGTAgctaaaaataacaataatcatTTGATCTGTATCGCTGATGTAAACAGAGCACTCAGCCAATACGAAAGGCCGGGGGGCGGACTGTGCTTTATACATCAACAGGCAAGTGAACTATTTAAAGGTGTTATTGCTGAAACTGAGGATTGCCGTTAG